DNA sequence from the Vidua macroura isolate BioBank_ID:100142 unplaced genomic scaffold, ASM2450914v1 whyUn_scaffold_175, whole genome shotgun sequence genome:
ggtgaggggacactgggacacacaCTATGGGGTGGGGTGGCTCTGTggggtgaggggacactgggacacacaCTATGGGGTGGGGTGGCTCTGTggggtgaggggacactggggacgcACCCCGTGGGGGGGGGTGGCTCTGGggggtgaggggacactggggacactcacTATGGGGTGGCTCGGGGGGTTGAGAGGACACGGGGGCCACACCCCACGGAGCAGCGGGGACACCGCGGCCACCCCCAGCCGGCGATGCCACCCCCCGCTTCCCCTTACCCGTGCTGGCCACCGTCACCGTGCTCTGTGCCCCGGCCGGGGTGGTGGCCACGGGCCCGGTGGCCCCGGTGGGAGCCCCGGTGGGGCCCGGCGCGGTCGTGGAGCCGCAGGGGCTGAGCGGGATGGCGGCCTGGAGCACCAGGCGGGCCGAGAAGGTGCCGGTGTCCAGGTAGGTGTGGGTGACGGTGGCGCTGCGCGTGATCAGGGTCCCGCTCCGGTCGCCGAAGTCCCACGAGTAGGACACGTCGGCGTGGCGCAGGTAGCGGCTCGGGTCGTGCAGCCGCACGGCGAACGCCACCGCGCGGTTCCGCACGAAGCGCCCGGCGCCGGCCCCCGCGTCCTGCAGCTGCGACACCTCCACGGCCAGCGGGACTTGGtctgcggggacagcgcggggacagcgcggggacacggggaggggaggggaggggacggCCGTTGGTCTGACTGGCACCTGAATGCTGGCGCGCGGTGTCACCTGCAGCCGGTGTCACCTGCAGCCAATGTCACCTACAGCTTCAGCAGCCAGTGTCACCTGCACCTGGTGTCACCTGCACCCGTGTCACCTACAGCTTCAGCACCCGGTGTCACCTACACCTGGTGTCACCTACAGCCAATGTCACCTACAGCTTCAGCAGCCAGTGTCACCTGCACCTGGTGTCACCTACAGCCTTAGCACCCAATGTCACCTACACCTGGTGTCACCTACAGCTTCAGCACCCGGTGTCACCTGCACCTGGTGTCACCTACAGCCAATGTCACCTACAGCTTCAGCAGCCAGTGTCACCTGCACCTGGTGTCACCTGCACCCGTGTCACCTACAGCCTCAGCACCCAGTGTCACCTACACCTGGTGTCACCTACAGCCTTAGCACCCAATGTCACCTACACCTGGTGTCACCTACAGCTTCAGCACCCGGTGTCACCTGCACCTGGTGTCACCTGCAGCCGGTGTCACCTACAGCTTCAGCAGCCAGTGTCACCTGCACCTGGTGTCACCTGCACCCGTGTCACCTACAGCTTCAGCACCCGGTGTCACCTACACCTGGTGTCACCTACAGCCTTAGCACCCAATGTCACCTACACCTGGTGTCACCTACAGCTTCAGCACCCGGTGTCACCTGCACCTGGTGTCACCTGCAGCCGGTGTCACCTACAGCTTCAGCAGCCAGTGTCACCTGCACCTGGTGTCACCTGCACCCGTGTCACCTACAGCCTCAGCACCCAGTGTCATCTACAGCCAGTGTCACCTGCACCTGCTGTCACCTGCATCTGGTGTCACCTCCAGCCAGTGTCACCAtcacccagtgtcacccacACCCAATGCCACCATCACCCAGTGTCACCTGCATCACCAGCACCCAGTGTCACCCACACTCACTGTCACCTCCACCCGGTGTCACCTCCAGCCTCAgcacccagtgtcacccagaCCCAGTGTCACCCACACCCAGTGTCACCTGCACCCACaacccccaccccaaaccccctgcccCATTTCCCCGGTGCCCCccaccccgtgtccccccggtgtccccgtgtcacCCACCGGTGATGCTGAACTGGGAGCTGGCGTGGCCGATGGGGATGAACTTCTGGAGGCCCCGGTAGTGGTACACGGCCACCTCCATGGTGTACGAGCCCAGGGCCACCCCGGCCGTGCCCACCGTGAGCCGCGACACCGGCCCGTCCACCACCTGCCAGTAGcggcctggggacagcggggacagtgCCACCACGGCGGGGTCAGTGCCACcacagtggggacagtgccacCATGGCGGGCTCAGTGCCACTGTGGTGTGGTCAGTGCCACCATGGTGTGGTCATTGCCACCAAGGCAGGGCCAGTGCCACCGTGGTGGGGTCAGTGCcaccatggggacaccatgTACACCACCTGCCAGTAGcggcctggggacagaggggacagtgcCACCACGGCGGGGTCAGTGCCACcacagtggggacagtgccacCACGGCGGGGTCAGTGCCACCATGGTGTGGTCATTGCCACCAAGGCAGGGTCAGTGCCACCATGGTGTGGTCAGTGCCATCATGGCGGGGTCAGTGCCACCACGGTGGGGTCAGTGCCACCATGGGTGACACGAGGTCAGTGCCACCACAGTGGGGTCAGTGCCACCACAGTGGGGTCAGTGCCACCACAGTAGGGTCAGTGCCACCTCAGCGGGGTTGGTGCCACCACATGAGGTCAGTGCCACCTCAGCGGGGTTGATGCCACCACAGCGGGGTCAGTGCCACCACAGTAGGGTCAGTGCCACCTCAGCGGGGTTGGTGCCACCTCGGGGACACCCAAGCCGCGTTTGGGGTGACCGGTGCCATCCTCACCCCATGTCCACCAGACGTAGACGAACTTGCCCCGCTTGCCCCTGGGCATGGGCTGCCCGTCGGGAAAGGTCCCGCTGGCGTCCGGCTGCTCCGCGAACACCGGGTCCCCCTGTGCCACCCGCGTGCCTGTGGGGACAGCCGGGgtgaggggacaccggggacaccgtggggacacaCAGGGTCCAAGGAGCGGGTTTGGTGGTTTGGGATGGttttgaggtggttttggggtggtttggggtgggtttgggtgattttgggtgggtttggggtggttttgagCAGCTtagggtggttttggggtggttttgggtggTTATGGGGTGGTTTTAGGGTggtttgggatggttttggggtggttttgggtggTTTCAGGATGGTTTCAGGGCGGTTTGGGGTGGCtggggatggttttggggtggtttcaggatggttttggggtggtttggggtggttttgggtggttggggatggttttggggtggttttgggtggTTTCAGGATGGTTTCAGGGCGGTTTGGGGTGGCtggggatggttttggggtggttttgggtggTTTCAGGATGGTTTCGGGGCGGTTTGGGGTGGCtggggatggttttggggtgggtttgggtggttttgggatGGTTTCGGGGcggtttggggtggttttgggtggttggggatggttttggggtggttttgggtggTTTCCGGATGGTTTTGGGATGGTTTCGGGGCGGTTTGGGGTGGCtggggatggttttggggtgggtttgggtggttttgggatGGTTTCGGGGTGGTTTGGGGCTCGCTGACCGTTGACGGTGCAGTTCTGCCCCCACACCACGCGGCCATCGGGCAGCACGTTCTGGTTGCCCGGGAAGCGCAGGGCGATGGAGAAGGTGGCCTGGGCACCCGCCATGGTGGGAGCGTCGTTGCTGATGTCGAAGGTGACATCGCCACCTGCTCGGGGACACGATCGGGGGGTGCCGGGGGGTCAGTGACACGGCCGGACCCCACCGGTGACACGGCCAGTCCCGGTGGGTGACACGGCCAGCCCAGGGGGGTGACACGGCCAGTTCAGGTGGGTGACACgcccagcccaggtgggtgACATGGCCAGTTCAGGTGGGTGACACGCCCAGCCCAGGGGGCTGACACGGCCAGCCTGGGTGGGTGAcatgcccagcccaggggggtGACATGGCCAGTTCAGGTGGGTGACATGCCCAGCCCGGGTGGGTGGCACTCACCTCGCCAGCAGTCACGGgtcccctgctgccagggcGGGGTACAGCGCCGTGTCCCAGGTCCGAACGGCGCCGGCCGCCCGCTCCACGCCGGGCTCCGGCCACGGCTCCGGCCAGGGCTCCGGCCAGCGGCTCCTgcggggacagcgacagggacaCCCCTGCTCAGGGCATCAGCGGTGCCACGTGTCCCTCGTGGCACcagttttgggggggttgtcATGTCCCCCGTGTGCCCCATTTTCGGGGGCTGCTGGGTCCCACATGTCCCCCGTACCCCCCATTTTTGGGGGCTCTCATGTCCCCCCCATCTCCCATTTTCAGGGACTGTCCTGtcccccccccgtccccccaTTCTCAGGGATTTGTCACGTCCCTCCACCTCTCCACCTCATATGGGGCTGAAGGGTCCCGCCCATGTCCCCCCCACTCTCAGGggtcccccatgtcccccactCCCAGGACACTGCCAggtcccccgtgtccccagtgtcccctttGTCCCCCACTCCCAGGATACTGCCacatccccaatgtcccccatgtccccagtgtcccctttGTCCCCCACTCCCAGGGCACTGCCACGTCCTCCATGTCCCCAACTCGCAGGGGTCTGTGaggtccccaatgtcccccatgtcccctccccagcacccatCTCCCCATATCCCCCTCTACCAGGGGTCCCCCACCCCTGGGGTGTCCGGCCGGGGTCCTCCCGACCGTGGGGACCCCGGGGGGGACCCGGGGGGGACCCGGGGGCCGCGTGACGGAGCTCGGGCCAAGCCACGCGCGGGGCAAAGCCATCACATGGCCCCCAAAGCCCTTTCATGTGACGCTCAGCTGAGCCgagcccggccgggccgggccgggacgGGGCGGGCACCCCCCGTGTGCCCCCCGGCTTGGGGGGCTGCGGGTCACCCCAGGGTCGGGGGGCTGCAAagtcccccgtgtcccccccagtGTCGGGGGGCTGCCAGGTCACCCCAATGTCGGGGGGCTGCAgtgcccctgtgtcccccccagTGTTGGGGGGCTGCCAGGTCACCCCAATGTCGGGGGGCTACAAAGTCTCCCATGTCCCCCCCAATGTCGGGGGCTGCAAagtcccccgtgtcccccctaATGTCGGGGGGCTGTTGGGTCACCCCAGGGTCGGGGGGCTGCAaagtccccagtgtcccctccaATGTCGGGGGGCTGCAgagtccctgtgtcccccccagTGTCGGGGGGCTGCCAGGTCACCCCAATGTCGGGGGGCTGCAGTGTCCCCGCACTGTTGGGGGGCTACAAagtcccccgtgtcccccccagtGTCGGGGGGCTGCCACCCTGTCCCCCCATTTTCAGGGGTCTCTCAGCTCCCCCCCGTCCCCCCTTCACACGGGGCTGCCACTTCCCCCCCCACTCAAAAAACGGGGTCCCCCCCCTTGGCGGGGAGAGCGGGGCTGCGTGCCCCCCATTTCCAGCGGGATGGCGACCCCCACAtcctgccccacaccccacaaccacccccggggacccccccaGCCACCCCCAAGGGGAATTATCGGGGTACAACGCAGCTCCGTGAAGGATTTACCTTTAAGGAAAGGCTttgcaccccaaaacctcaaaGGACGAAGCTCCGGGCGTCCCcgcaccccaaaaaaacccccacttACGCCTCTAACCCGAACTCGAACTCACAGCCACCCCCAAGGGGGAATTATCGGGGTACAACGCAGCTCCGTGAAGGATTTACCTTTAAGGGGGGGCtctgcaccccaaaaaccccaaaggacGAAGCTCCGGGCGCCTCCCGCACCCCAAAAAAGCCCCACTTACGCCTCTAACCCAAACTCACAACCACCCCCAAGGGGAATTATCGGGGTACAACGCAGCTCCGTGAAGGATTTGGCTTAAGGAAAGGctctgcaccccaaaaccccaaagggTGAAGCTCCGGGAGCCTCCCgcaccccccaaaaaagccccacTTACATGGCTAACCACCCCCAAGGGGAATTATCGGGGTACAACGCAGCTCCGTGAAGGATTTACCTTTAAGGGAAGGctctgcaccccaaaaccccaaaggaCGAAGCTCCGGGCGCCCCCCGCACCCCAAAACAAGCCGCACTTACGCCGCTGAgcctcagccaggagcaggagcgTCCCCAGAACCGCGATGGCCCCGAGCCCCCTCATGGTCCCCGCTCGCGTCCCCGCTCGCTCGGCACGGCCGGGGCAGAGGCGCCGGGCACGGGGACAGCGGCACAAAAAGGGGCGCTCATTTGCATgaccccaccccaaaaaaaagggGGGCGCAGGGGCCgcgccccccccacccccaccccctccccacgTGGGGCCACCCGCGGTCACACGGTGCGGGCCTGCCCCGGGGGAGGGGGGAcgcggggacccccccccagaTCGcacagggggttttggggggacaCGGAGACCCCTGggatgggggtttggggtttttggggtttttgggatttttgggatttggggtttgagggttgggatttggggtttggggtttttgggatttggggtttgggatttttgggatttggggtttggggtttgaggattgggatttttggggtttggggtttttgggatttggggtttttgggatttttgggatttgaggattgggatttttggggttttggggatttttgggatttggggtttttgggatttttgggatttggggtttgaggattgggatttggggtttggggtttttgggatttggggtttgaggattgggattttgggggtttggggcttttgggatttgggatttttgggatttggggtttggggggtcgTGGGGGCCGCGGGGGTGACAGCCATGGGGGGGACAGCGAAGGAGCAAAAAGGGTGGGGGGGTCCCCAATTCTGCACACAGCGGCGGGACCCCCGGTTTGACACTCAAGGGGGGCCCCgagcccagggagagcgggggaCCCCCAATGTGGCACGAGGGGCGTGGGGGACCCCGATCCcggggggtgacacgggggggACCCCGATCCCGGTGGGTCACCCACGGGGGGACTCCGACTCcggggggtgacacggggggaCCCCGATAATGGACAAAAGGGGAAGGGGCCCCAAATTCTGCACACACAGGGAGACCCCGATCCTGGTGGGTGACACGGGGGACCCCGATCTcggggggtgacacagggggacCCCAATGATACAGGGGGACCCCGATCCCGgggggggtgacacgggggggACCCCAATGACACAGGGGGACCCCGATTTCGATGGGTGACACGGGGGGACCCCGAACCTGGTGGGTGACACGGAGGGGGACCCCAATGACACAGGGGGACCCCGATTTCGGTGGGTGACACGGGGGGACCCCAATGACACAGGGGGACCCCGATTTCGGTGGGTGACACAGGGGGACCCCAATGACACAGGGGGACCCCGATTTCGCTGGGTGACACGGGGGGGACCCCGATCTTTCCTGCTCTGGCCGTTTCCGTGCCCCCGGGGCTGTCCCGGTGCGTGCGGCCGCTCGTGGGGCCACATGTGCGGAGAGCCCCGTGACCCCCGGAGAGCCCCGTGACCCCCGTGtgtgccccggggctgctccccgTGACCCCCGTGTGCCCCCCGTGTGTCCGGTTGTGGTCTGGCCGCAGCCCGCGGTGCGGTCCCGGTGTCCGGTCCCGGTCCCCGGTCCCGGTCCCCGGTCCAGGCACCGGCCGAGCAGCCCCGGTGCTGACCCCGACCCCATCCGGTCTCTTGTTCCGATCCCGTCCTTACCCCGGATCCCGATCCCAgtcccgatcccaatccccggtcccgatcccaatcccagtccttGTCCCAGTCTCGACCCCAATCCCTGATCCCGGTCCCCGGTCTCGGTCCTTGTCCCTATTTCAATCACCGGTCTCAGTTCCCGATCCCAAACCCGGCCCCTGTTTCCAGTCCCCGGTCCTggtccctgtccttgtcccggTTCCAATTCCTGGTCTCGTTCCCCGGTCCCAAtcccggtccctgtccctgttccaaTCCatggtccctgtccccagtgtcccgaCCCCAATCCTCGGTCCGTGTCCCTGATCCCGGTCCCTGTCCCCGATGTCCCAATCCCAATTCTCAGTCcccggtccctgtccccagtgtccctaTCCCCGATgtcccgatcccaatccccggtccctgtccccgatgtccctgtcccccggtccctgtccctgtccccggtgtccctgtccccggtgtccctgtcccaatccccggtccctgtccccggtgtccctgtccccggtGGTCCCGGTCCCAatccccgccgccgctcccggtaGTGTCACTATCTCTTTAAGGGATCTCCCGCGTCGCCGGCGACGTCACGCCCCGCTCAGCCAATGGGCGGCGGCTCGGGGGGCGTGGCCGGCGGAAAGGCGGGAAGCGGcgcgggcggggccgccgcggcTTTGGCGCGCGCGGGGGGGACGCGGCGGCCGCGCTCgggacccccagggaccccccagggaccccagggacccccggggaccccccagaacccccccgGGACACCCCGACCCGCCCAGGGACACCCCCGGGCCCGGGGcacccccgggacacccccggAGCCCCACCCCCACCCCGGATATCCCTCccggggacacccagggacccccggagcccccacccccaccccggATATCCCCCCCCGGGGCCATCCCTcaccccctgggaccccccgaGGACACCCAGAACCCCCCCccggggacacccagggacccccggggaccccccgAGGACACCCAGAACCCCCCCGGGGACACCACCGGGGACCCCCGCGGACACCCCCCGACCCCGTGCCACCCCCGGAGTCCCCACGCCCACCCCGGATATCCCTCCGTGGGACCACCCCCCACGTCAGGGaccacccctggggacacccccgggcCGCCACCCCCTGTCCCCGTTGCcggtgtccccctgtccccgttgccggtgtccccctgtccccgctgcCGGTGTCGCCGGCCGTGTCCCCTCCATGGAGAACTTCCAGAAGGTGGAGAAGATCGGCGAGGGCACCTACGGCGTGGTCTACAAGGCCCGCAACAAGGTGACAGGAGAGGTGGTGGCGCTCAAGAAGATCCGCCTGGACACGTGAGTGGGGGTccggggggggtccccggggctCGCagccaccccccacccccccccccccccgccaacCGCCGGTGTCACCGCAGGGAGACCGAGGGTGTCCCCAGCACGGCCATCAGGGAGATCTCGCTGCTCAAGGAGCTCAACCACCCCAACATCGTCAAGTGAGCCGggggggggctttgggggggctttggggggggtcctggggggagATGGGCACTGAGGAGGGGGTCCCCAGGATTgtcctggggggctctgggggaggATGTCACCAAGCAGGGGTCCCCAGAAGTgtcctggggggctctggggactCTGGGTGGAGATGTCACTGAGGAGGGTCTCCAGGAGTGTCttgggggggctttggggggtcctggggggagATGGCACTGAGGAGGGGTCCCCAGAAGTGTCCTGGGGGTGTcctgatgggatttggggggctctggggggtcctggtgggctttggggggttctggggggaGATGTCACTGAGGAGGGGGTCCCCAGGAGAGTCTTGGGGGGTCGTGGGGAGCCCCCCGTGAccaggggctgtccccaggctgtgctgtggccGTGCCAGGCCCTgtggtgtccccgtgtcccagaccctgtcccctgctgtccccatgtctcAGGCtgtgtcccagagctgtcccagggctgtcccccaagctgtccccgtgtcccagAGTTGTCCCCaagctgtccccgtgtcccagagctgtccccgtgtccctgtccccatgtctcaggctgtgtcccagggctgtccccaggctgtccccgtgtcccagggctgtcccagggatgtccccaagctgtccccagggctgtccccaagctgtccccgtgtccccaggctgctggatGTCATCCACACGGAGAACAAGCTGTAcctggtgtccctgtccctgtccccatgtccctgtccccatgtctcaggctgtgtcccagggctgtccccaagctgtccccaagctgtccccatgtccccaggctctggATGTCATCCACACGGAGAACAAGCTGTACCTGGTGTTCGAGTTCCTGCACCAGGACCTCAAGAAGTTCATGGACTCCTCGTCCCTCAGCGGGATCGCGCTGGCCGCTCATCAAAGTGGGCCCTAAAACACCTGGGGGACCCTAAAACGCCTGGGGGGACCCTAAAACACCTGGGGGGACATTGGAAGGACCCTAAAACACTtgggggtcactcaggggtcactcaggggaTGTCCCCAAggatgtcccctgtccccagagtCACCTGCCCCATTTTCTGCAGGGCTGGCCTTCTGCCAgctgaccccaaaaccccaaacccaccctgggggtcactcaggggtcactcaggtCACTCAGGggatgtccccaatgtccccaacgatgtccccccctgtccccagagttacctgttccagctgctgcaggggctggccTTCTGCCAGgtgacccccaaaaccccaaacccacccttGGGGTCCCCAGAGCCACTCGGGGGTCACTCAGAGGGCTGACCTCGATGTCCCCAAggatgtccccaatgtccccaacgatgtcccccctgtccccagagtCACCTGTCCCATTTTCTGCAGGGGCTGGTGTTCTGCCAggtgaccccaaaacctccatgGGGGTCCCCAGGGCCACTCGgtgggtcactcaggggtcactcgGGTCACTCAGGGGGATGTCCTCAAggatgtccctgatgtccccaacgatgtcccccctgtccccagagttacctgttccagctgctgcaggggctggccTTCTGCCACGCCCACCGGGTGCTGCACCGGGACCTGAAGCCGCAGAACCTGCTCATCAACGCCGAGGGCTCCATCAAGCTGGCCGACTTCGGGCTGGCCCGCGCCTTCGGGGTGCCCGTGCGCACCCTACACGCACGAGGTGGGGCTTtgggggggatctgggggggtttgggggggcccAGAACCCCTTTAGGGTCCCCATGTAAACCTGCACGCACGaggtgtggggtttggggggggatctgggggggtttggggggcccAGACCCCTTTAGGGTCCCCCATGTAAACCTACACGCACGaggtgtggggtttgggggggatctgggggggtttggggggcccAGAACCCCTTTAGGGTCCCCATGTAAACCTATACGCACGAGGTGTGGGctttgggggggattttggggggtttgggggggggttggggtggCCAGAACCTATTTAGGGTCCCCATATAACACAgaaggtgggatttgggggggggattttggggggtttgggggctcAGAACCCATTTAGGGTCCCCATATAACACATGAGGtgaggtttgggggtttt
Encoded proteins:
- the CDK2 gene encoding LOW QUALITY PROTEIN: cyclin-dependent kinase 2 (The sequence of the model RefSeq protein was modified relative to this genomic sequence to represent the inferred CDS: deleted 3 bases in 3 codons), whose translation is MENFQKVEKIGEGTYGVVYKARNKVTGEVVALKKIRLDTETEGVPSTAIREISLLKELNHPNIVKALDVIHTENKLYLVFEFLHQDLKKFMDSSSLSGIALPLIKSYLFQLLQGLAFCHAHRVLHRDLKPQNLLINAEGSIKLADFGLARAFGVPVRTYTHEVVTLWYRAPEILLGCKYYSTAVDIWSLGCIFAEMITRRALFPGDSEIDQLFRIFRTLGTPDEAAWPGVSALPDYKATFPRWARQDLAKVLPPLDDEGRKLLAQMLHYDPNKRISAKAALGHPFFRDVTRAVPHLRL